Proteins found in one Labeo rohita strain BAU-BD-2019 chromosome 11, IGBB_LRoh.1.0, whole genome shotgun sequence genomic segment:
- the mettl1 gene encoding tRNA (guanine-N(7)-)-methyltransferase — MSVSMPQKRYYRQRAHSNPMADHTFQYPVCPEEMDWSKLYPEYFRPLDGSGSPEKQKAQVEFADIGCGYGGLLVQLSKLFPEQLILGLEIRVKVSDYVQDRIRSLRAAEPGSYQNIACLRSNAMKYLPNFFTKGQLSKMFFLFPDPHFKKTKHKWRIISPTLLAEYAYTLRVGGLVYTNTDVEEVHDWIVKHFSDHPLFSRVSDEELADDIIISHLGTCTEEGKKVQRNGGKNFLAVFRRVEDPQT, encoded by the exons ATGAGTGTGTCCATGCCGCAGAAGCGCTATTACCGGCAGAGAGCGCACTCTAACCCCATGGCCGACCACACATTCCAGTA TCCGGTGTGCCCGGAGGAGATGGATTGGTCAAAGCTTTACCCGGAGTATTTCCGCCCGCTGGACGGAAGCGGGAGTCCGGAGAAGCAGAAAGCGCAGGTGGAGTTTGCTGACATCGGCTGCGGCTACGGTGGACTTCTGG TTCAGTTATCAAAGCTCTTCCCCGAACAGTTGATTTTGGGTTTGGAGATTCGGGTGAAAGTCTCAGACTATGTTCAAGACCGCATTCGCTCACTTCGAGCTGCTGAACCAGGGAGTTACCAGAACATTGCCTGCCTGCGCAGTAATGCCATGAAGTACTTGCCCAATTTCTTCACAAAGGGACAG CTCAGCAAGATGTTCTTTCTCTTTCCGGATCCACACTTCAAGAAAACGAAACACAAATGGCGTATTATTAGCCCTACGTTACTGGCGGAGTATGCATACACGCTCCGAGTCGGG GGTTTAGTGTACACAAACACTGATGTTGAAGAGGTTCACGACTGGATCGTCAAGCACTTCAGCGATCATCCTCTCTTTAGCAGAGTGTCTGACGAAGAACTG GCTGATGACATCATCATTAGTCATCTGGGAACATGTACGGAAGAGGGAAAGAAGGTTCAGAGAAATGGAGGCAAGAATTTTTTAGCAGTTTTCCGCAGAGTGGAAGATCCTCAAACATGA